From Mycobacterium cookii:
CCTGCGGCATCGGGCCGCCGCCGAACTGCAGAGTCAATCCGTTGCGGGTTGCCTGCGTGATGCTCAGCGTGTCCCCGGTGTACCAGCCTCCGGCGCAATAGATCCGCGTCAGGAACTCCGCTTCGGACACGAGCTTGTCGATGAGCCCCGGCGCCCCCACGCATTCCAACACCACAGCCGAACCTCCCAGCTTGTGTTCGGCACGAACCTTACGGAAGACGTCGAACACCGACTCTTCGGCGGGATCGACCAACACGTGGGCACCGAATCCGCTGCGCGCCAACTCACGCCGGTCGGCCTGGAAGTCCGAGACGATGATCGGCTCGATGCCGCGGCTCGATAGGGCGGCGACGGCGGAGAGGCCAACGGCTCCCGCCCCGATGACGATCGGCACCTCACCGGGTTGCAGATTGGCGGACCGAACGTAGAACTCGCCGACCGCGAAGCAGTCGACGACGGCGATGGCGTCGCTGGAGACGTCGCCCGCCACGACCTTCGCCGTCGCTTCGGGAACGACCAGAAGTTCGCCGAAGCTTCCCTGCGCCTCCGGATGCTGGCCGATGATCCGCAACCCGCCGGCTCCACCGTCGACCAACCGGATCGGCATTGACGTCACTCGCGCTCCGATCGGGAAGGCGTCGCTACAGCCTGGCCCGTGGCCGATGACCTCGCCGACGAATTCGTGGCCCATGACGATGTCGCGGTCGACGTCGTACAGCGACCGTCCGGTGGGATCGTCAATCGCGAGCTCCGGATGGTCCATGAAGTGCACGTCCGACGCGCAGATCGCCGTGCTTAGGGTCTTGAGAAGCAGATCACCTTGCCCCGCAATCGGATCGGCAGTTTCTCGAACCGTCAGTTCGCCGTCTCGCAAAACGACTGCACGCATGGGCTCACATCCCCGCCGGGTTATTATTCTCTAATAATCGAGAATTGATTCTCTAAATTCTGAATCGACCGTAAGATGCCGATCGAAGGGAGTCAAGGGTGCGCGGATCCGGTTCGGCACCGACCGAACGAGTACTCGACATTGTCGAGTTACTCAGTCGCCCCGGCAGAGGCGAGGTTCGATTCTCGGACGTCGTCCGAGAACTGAGCCTGTCTCAGGGCACCGCGCACGCGATCCTCAAGACGCTCACCGATCGCGGCTGGATCACTCGCAATCCGGCGACCAAAGCATTCACGCTCGGCCCTGCACTGACGCTCGTCGCGTCCAGCCTCGACATCGGCCGCCCGCTGGCCCATCTCGCACGCACCTCGATCCGGCGACTCGCCGATACGACGGATATGGCTGCATCCGTCCTGGAACGGGTGGGTGACGACCTGGTGATCACCGCGTTCGAAAATCCCGCCGACCTGTCCGCTGTCGTTCAGCCCAACGAGCGCATCCCTTACGCACCGCCATTCGGTATCGCTTTCGCGGCTTGGGATAGCGCGGACGAGCAAGAAGCCTGGATGCGGCGCGGCGCTGCCGACGATGCGGGTCTTCATCAGCGCTTGCGCACAGTGCTGACCCGCACCCGCGAGCGCGGCTACGACGTCGACTGGATGACACCGGCGCTGAGCCAAGCGGCCCAAGCGATTGGCACGCTGTCTGGAGACGCGATCCCCCACACAATGCGTTCCGTCATCGACCGGTTGCGGGTGGAATTCGCGTCGGCGGACCCGCTGCCGGACGACAGCACCCGTGGCGCGCACCCGGTCGCGACGATTTCCGCACCGATACTCGACGCCGACAATCGCATTGCGCTAGTTCTTGCCATACATCCTCTGCGCGCCATGACATTTCGACAGATCCAGGCTGCTGCGAAGCCACTTCTGCGTGAGGTCGACCACGTCCGGAACTCGTCCGCCGCTCACTGAACCGTACCGCTCACTGGTAAGTCTTACTAGTTGCCTCTACAGTAAAGCTCTATTCGACGTATTGGCAAAGCAGATACCTCCTGAGAGGCGCCGACTATGACTTCGTCCCCCTCCGCTAAGCGTCGTGTGGGTCACGTCGGCACCGGCATGACGGGAAGCGTGGCGCTGCGGGGGATCGCCGACGACCCCGCACTGGACCTCGTCGCGCTCAAGGTGTCCTCGCCGACGAAGGTGGGCACTGATGCCGGTCAGTTGTGCGGCCGCCCCGATGTCGGCATCACCGCGACGGACGATGTGTCGGCGGTCCTGGACGCCAAACCCGATTGCATCGCCTACTGTGCGACCGCCGTCCGACGCGAAGACGAGGTGATCGCCGACATCGTGGGCTACCTGGAAGCCGGGATCAACGTCGTCACCATCTCCGCCATTCCCATGGTGTATCCGAAGGCAGCACCGGCGATGTGGCGTGAACCAATCGAAAACGCCGCACGTGAAGGCAACTCGACCTTCTACGCCACCGGATGCGAACCCGGCTTCGTCAGCCTCAATCTGCCCACCGCCCTGCTGGCCGGTGCCGGTGTGATCGACACCTACCGCATGGACGAGTACGCCCTCGACCTCGACCTGTCCTATCCGATCTGGGAGGTGCTCCACGAGTCGATGGGTTTCGGAAAGCCCAACGGCCACGTCCCGATTCGCATCGCTGTCGGCAAGGTGAACAACGACTGGGAGCCCGTCGTGCGCTACATCGCCGACACATTGTCCGTCGAGGTGGACAGGGTGGCGCTGGACTGGGAGACGATCTTGGCCCCGGACGACCTCGACACCGCACTCGGGGTGATCCCGAGGGACACGATATGCGGCCACCGGTGGCAGCTCGCCGCGATCCGGCACGATCGCCCCGTCGTGTCGGTTCAGTACTTCGCCGCGGTGACCTCGACGCCCTGGCCCGACTCTTGGCCTCGCCCAGCCCAATCCGGCAAGGGCGGCATGGTGTTCCGCATCGAGGGAAACCCGAACATGACGCTCGCCCTCGGTCTGGACCCCGCGCCCGACGACAGCACCAACCCCGGGGTCGTCGCCACCGCGATGGCCGCGGTCAACGCCATCCCGGCGGTCATCGACGCCCCACCCGGACTCGTGTCCGCGCCGCTGGCCGGTCCGTCGATCGTGACGCGTCAGACGCGGCGCTGATCATGGCGCGATGAATGTCGCACGGCGGGTGGGGGTTAGCGTGCAGGCTTCGAAGCCGCGGCGACAATCAGTCCGACGAGCGCGAGGCTCGCTGACCGAAGACGCGATCGTGGAAGCGGCCTTTGCAATCGCAGCGGACTCCTCAATCGAGGAGGTGAGCATTCCCCTGGTCGCCAAATCGCTCGACGTCGGCGTAACCAGCATCTACTGGCACGTTCGCAATAAGTCAGAGCTTCTCGACGTCATGACCGACCGCGCTTTGCGCCGCAGCGGGTTGCCGGCCTATGTCGAGTCCGACGATTGGCGCGAGTCGTTGATGGCGCATG
This genomic window contains:
- a CDS encoding zinc-binding dehydrogenase, with protein sequence MRAVVLRDGELTVRETADPIAGQGDLLLKTLSTAICASDVHFMDHPELAIDDPTGRSLYDVDRDIVMGHEFVGEVIGHGPGCSDAFPIGARVTSMPIRLVDGGAGGLRIIGQHPEAQGSFGELLVVPEATAKVVAGDVSSDAIAVVDCFAVGEFYVRSANLQPGEVPIVIGAGAVGLSAVAALSSRGIEPIIVSDFQADRRELARSGFGAHVLVDPAEESVFDVFRKVRAEHKLGGSAVVLECVGAPGLIDKLVSEAEFLTRIYCAGGWYTGDTLSITQATRNGLTLQFGGGPMPQDWFGVLDAVVEGRLDPMPSVGSVIGLDEVPDAIERARRSEGPPRVVVHPNGDVA
- a CDS encoding IclR family transcriptional regulator, with translation MRGSGSAPTERVLDIVELLSRPGRGEVRFSDVVRELSLSQGTAHAILKTLTDRGWITRNPATKAFTLGPALTLVASSLDIGRPLAHLARTSIRRLADTTDMAASVLERVGDDLVITAFENPADLSAVVQPNERIPYAPPFGIAFAAWDSADEQEAWMRRGAADDAGLHQRLRTVLTRTRERGYDVDWMTPALSQAAQAIGTLSGDAIPHTMRSVIDRLRVEFASADPLPDDSTRGAHPVATISAPILDADNRIALVLAIHPLRAMTFRQIQAAAKPLLREVDHVRNSSAAH
- a CDS encoding dihydrodipicolinate reductase, which produces MTSSPSAKRRVGHVGTGMTGSVALRGIADDPALDLVALKVSSPTKVGTDAGQLCGRPDVGITATDDVSAVLDAKPDCIAYCATAVRREDEVIADIVGYLEAGINVVTISAIPMVYPKAAPAMWREPIENAAREGNSTFYATGCEPGFVSLNLPTALLAGAGVIDTYRMDEYALDLDLSYPIWEVLHESMGFGKPNGHVPIRIAVGKVNNDWEPVVRYIADTLSVEVDRVALDWETILAPDDLDTALGVIPRDTICGHRWQLAAIRHDRPVVSVQYFAAVTSTPWPDSWPRPAQSGKGGMVFRIEGNPNMTLALGLDPAPDDSTNPGVVATAMAAVNAIPAVIDAPPGLVSAPLAGPSIVTRQTRR